DNA sequence from the Bacillus pumilus genome:
ATGGCTTTCCTTCTTTTCCACCTTCTTCATCAAGGACACTTTCAATTTGTAAAAAAGATTGTGTGTCCTCAATCAAATCGTCTTTTTTTCGTATGACTTCAGCTTCCCAATTCATTTTTCCATTCCTCCTTGAAAAAAGGTTGCAATCCACCCTTAAAACGAATATTATATTAATTGTTTTGTAATAATGTTCGTAAATGGAGGATTTTATGTTTCAGTTAAAAGAAAACCAAACCAACATAAAGAGAGAATTAATCGCTGGTATGACGACATTCTTTACTATGGTATATATTGTTGCCGTTAACCCAGGAATTCTTTCAAAAGCAGGCATTCCTTTTGACCAAGTCTTTACTGCAACAATTATCGCTGCTGTCGTCGGTACGCTCTGGATGGCACTATTTGCAAACTATCCGATTGCGATTGCACCAGGCATGGGGCTGAATGTCTATTTCACCTTTACAGTTGTCGGTGGTGGCGGCATCAGCTATCAAACAGCGTTCAGTGCGGTATTTGTTGCTGGTATACTCTTTGTTATTTTATCGTTAACATCCCTTAGAAAACAACTGATTCAAGCCATTCCAGATAATTTAAAATACGGCATTACAGCCGGAATCGGGCTTTTTATTGCTTTTATCGGGCTCCGTCAGTCTGGGATTATCGCAGCTGACCCAGAAAATTTAGTGAAGCTTGGCAACTTAAGCTCGCCTGTTGTCATTTTAACGCTTGTCGGCTTAATGATCTCTGTTATTTTAATGGTACTTCAAGTAAATGGCGCTCTGTTTATCGGCATGTTAGCGACGACACTGATTGCGGTCGTAACAGGCCAGCTTCATTTTCCGAAAATGCTGATGGACATCCCTGCACTACCAGAAGGCATGCTGATTACAAACCCATTCGCTGCCTTCGGCGATGTATTCTCTCATCATTTATACGCTGTCGTCTTCTCCTTCTTACTAGTGACGATTTTTGATACAACGGGCACAATGATCGGAGTGGCCGAACAAGCAGGACTCATGAAAAATGGGCAGCTGCCAAAGGTACGCAGAGCCCTGCTCGCTGACTCTGCTGCAACGACGATCGGTTCTATGTTTGGAACAAGCCCAACGACAGCTTATATTGAATCATCATCTGGGGTTGCTGCTGGCGGAAGAACCGGGCTAACGTCTTTAACGGTCGCTGCATTGTTTATTGTGGCATTGTTTTTTGGCCCGCTCGTTCAAGCCATTTCTTCTTTACCATCCATCACATCACCTGTTCTCATCATTGTCGGGTGCTTGATGATGAACTCCGTGTCACGCATTCGCTGGAACGAGCTAGACGAAGCATTCCCTGCTTTTCTAGTGATCCTTTCCATGCCGCTGACATCTAGTATTTCAACCGGAATTTCACTTGGATTTATTTCATATCCACTTGTGAAACTGGCAAAAGGGAAATGGAGAGAAGTACATGTACTTGTTCTCATCTTTGCCATTTTATTTTTCATTCAGCTCTTTTTCTTAGAAGGATAACAGAAACAAAAAAGGCACATTCTAACAAGGGATGTGTCTTTTTAAGATGAGTGAATTTTTTATTTTGTAAATTTTCTGTGTTTCATTTTTGGACGTTTGAATGTGACAGTATTCTCGATACGCCTTACGCCCATTGGGTTGTAACCGAATTCAAAACATGGTATATACCATGTTTCGATTCATGAAGACAAGTTAAATAACATGTAAAGTTGACTTTTTGGTGGAACTAGATGCATAATAACGTGTATAATAGAATAAAACATTAAGAAACACGAACATTTACCATTGTTGCATGTCCTTATTTCGCAGTTTTAGTGTAGTAAGTTGTGGTTAGTCAAGTCCATCCGATCTTATTGATAGGGAGTGGTTTTTTGAAACCTTCAACAAACCGTATGATGACTCGAATAAAATCAGTCTATATGTTCATTCAAGAGAAAGGTCTTGTGACGACACAAGAACTGGTTGATGAATTCGGGATCACACCTAGAACCATTCAAAGAGACTTAAACGTGCTTGCCTATAACGATCTTGTTCATAGTCCAAGCAGAGGCAAATGGGAAACAACGAGAAAAAAAGTAAAAATATCATCTTAAGCGTATAATGAACTGTCCATATAACAAAAAGAACCGGCGACATGCCGGTTCTTTTCTTTTGTCTTCTTTTCTTTTGTTCTACATTTATGGTCGATTGATTAAGCTGTCTAATTCTTCGTCCGTCAATTCACGGTACTCCCCTGGCGCTAGATCTTCATCTAAAGAGACAGCCCCCATCGAGCGTCTTTTTAAAAAGATGACTTCATTTCCCACTGCTTGCGCCATCAGCTTCACTTGATGGTACTTTCCTTCAGTAATTGTTAAACGAATGCGTGTATCTTCACTTTCATTCGCATCTACTTCAACCTTTGCCGGCTTCGTGCGGTAATCATCTAAAATGACAACACCCTCTTCAAGACGCTTGATGTCTTGATCTCCTAATGGATATTTCAAATGAACCTCGTACGTTTTTGGCACATGCTTTTTTGGAGAAAGTAATTGATGAGCAAGCTGTCCATCATTTGTGAGGAGGAGAAGACCGACTGTATCCTTGTCTAGTCTCCCAACAGGAAATGGCTCCCTTGCGATATCCTCCGGCTCAAGTAAATCGACGACCGTTTCATCCCGCAAATCTTCAGTAGCTGAGATGACACCATCTGGTTTGTTCATCATTAAGTAAATGAATTCTTTATATTCTACACGCTCTCCGTGTACGAGCACTTCATCATTCGATGGATCAACATGATCTTTCACCTGCTTCGCCAGTTCTCCATTCACGGTGACTGCCCGTGCCTTGACCAGCTTCTTTACATCTTTTCTTGAACCAAAGCCGCTGCTAGCAAGCAATTTATCAAGCCTCATGAAACTCCACCTCTTCTTAACTCTTTTTTCTTAAAAATTTGGGCATACGGCTGCCGAGTACACGCTCAAGTAATCCTACCTTATATGACAAGAACAGATACACACCGCCGCCAGTGATCATTGAAATCAAAATGACGATACCCGCGTTAATAATTCCACCTTCATACGAAATCACTTGGCTCACAAGCTGACATGTCGCATACGCCACTACAGCCATAATCGCAGTCAAAATACCAATGAGAATAAATCGTTTGAAAATCCTGCGGAACGAATAGCCGGCATGGCGCTTAATCATGATAAACATATACAAGATGGACGCACTATAGCCTAACGCAGTCGCAAGCACAGAACCATTTCCTTGCAGCCAGCTGATTAGCGGAATGTTCAGAACCGTTTTAATGATGATCCCTAACAACAGACTGACGATGGCAAATTTTTGTTTGTTAATTCCCTGCAAAATCGCTGCATTAATGGTGAATAAGGAAAACAATAACGCAACAGGTGCATACCAGAACAAAATAGACATCCCAATCTCAGGATGAACAGACGGATAGAAAAACCAATAAACCGGTCCAGCCAATGCCGAGATACCAAATGAAGCAGGCAGCACGAAAAATAATATAACCTGCATCGTCTGATCAATTTGTCTATTGAGCAGCTTGTAGTTACGAGCTGTAAATGATTCCGTAATCGTTGGAATCAAGGTTAAGCCAAACGCTGTTGCAAGGGACACAGGAATCATCACGAGCTTCGGTAAATATAACGTCACAATAGACAATACCGCTGTACTAATATCCTGATGGCCTGATGCAATCATGGCTCTGTTAATCGTGTTTGTATCTATATAAGAATAAATTGGAATCGCCAGTCCAACAAACACATACGGTGCGGCATAGCTAAATAGCTCTGTAAACATTTGCTTATAAGATAAGTCAGAGGAAGCACCTGTATTCGGCTGCATGGATAAGAGCCGATCCTTGCGCTTCAGCCAATATAAATAAAGCGTGAATAAGCCGCCAAATGCGCCGATAAGTGCTGCAAATGTAGCATATCCGACAGCGATGACAAGACCGCCGTCAAGCACTTTTAAAATAATAAACGTTGCTGTTAATAGGAAGATGATTCTGACAAGCTGCTCGATGACTTGGGAAACAGCTGTCGGTCCCATCATAGAGTGTCCTTGGAAGAACCCTCGCACGAGACTCATAATTGGTACAACCAAAAGACCTAAACTGACCATCCGAATCACATATACCACTTGGTCGACGGTCAAACCGCCTGTTTCATTTGATCCGCCAAGCTGAATCTTGGCGAAAATTGGTGCACTCAAATATAAAAGAGAAAAAGCGATAATCCCGGTGACAAGCATGACCGACATACCCGCCCTGAACATTTTTCTCGTTGTCTCATAATCGCCAATTGCATTATATTTAGAAACAAATTTTGATACCGCTGTTGGAAAACCAAGCGTAGCAATACTTAAAAAGATCGTATACTGATTGTATCCATATTGAAATAGCGCTCCACCAGTAGCTCCAACCATTGCGCTAAATGGAATTAAATAAATCATACCAAGAATACGAGAGAGATAAGTCCCTATCGTTAAAACCAACGTACCACGAAGCAGTTTATTAGACATGCGCTTAACCACCATTTTTCTAATGAATATTCAACTCAACTATTTTACCACATCATTTCGACGCACAGGTAACAAATCCAATACAGAAGGCACAAAACCAATCAATTCATATTTCAGCCTTCCCCAATTTTCGTTATAATAGATAAATGACTGAAAGTAGAAAGAGGAATGTAACATGAAACATTATGATGTCATTGTCATTGGCGGTGGACCTTCTGGACTGATGGCCGCTATTGCATCAGCAGAGCACGGTGCAACTGTTCTGTTAATTGACAAAGGAACCAAGCTTGGCAGAAAGCTCGCCATTTCTGGCGGTGGACGCTGTAACGTCACCAATCGCCTTCCAGTAGAAGAAATCATCAAGCATATTCCCGGAAACGGCCGTTTTTTATATAGTGCATTTTCTGAGTTCAATAACGAGGATATTATTTCGTTTTTTGAAAACCTCGGCATTGAACTTAAAGAAGAAGACCATGGACGTATGTTCCCTGTCTCAAACAAAGCACAATCTGTTGTGGATGCCCTTTTAGACAGGCTCCGTAACCTCAATGTGACCATTCGAACGAATGAGAAGATTAAAACAGTTCTGTATCAAGACGGACAAGCAGCCGGAATTGTTACAAATAATGATGAAAAAATTTCAAGTAAATCCGTTGTGATTGCTGTTGGCGGAAAAAGTGTGCCGCATACTGGTTCTACTGGTGACGGCTACGCATGGGCAGAAGCCGCTGGTCATACGATTACAGAGCTCTTCCCAACAGAAGTACCGGTCACATCAGATGAACGTTTTATAAAAGAAAAAGTGCTCCAAGGGCTTTCTTTAAGAAGTGTGGCTGTCAGCGTTTTAAATAAAAAGGGAAAACCTGTCGTCACACATGTCATGGATATGATCTTTACACACTTTGGCTTATCCGGCCCAGCTGTTCTTAGATGCAGCGGATTTGTGGTGAAAGAATTGAAAAAGCAGCAGGTCGTCCGTCTGCAAATAGACTTATATCCGAAGCTTAATGACGAAGAGCTTTTCCAAAAGCTTCATCGAGACCTAAAAGATGAACCAAAAAAAGCCATTAAAAATGTCCTAAAGTCTTGGATGCAAGAACGCTATTTATTGTTTTTGTTAGAGAGGAACGGTATAGATCCGCAAGACACTTTTTCTGGTCTTGCTAAGGACAAACTGCGCGCATTCGCCCATGATTGCAAACATTTTATCGTTCATGCCAATGGTACACTCTCTTTGGACAAAGCGTTTGTCACAGGAGGCGGCGTTTCTGTGAAAGAAATTGAACCGAAGAAAATGGCGTCTAAAAAAATGCCCGGTCTTTATTTCTGCGGAGAAATTCTAGACATCCATGGTTATACAGGCGGATACAATATCACGTCAGCACTTGTAACAGGCAGACTTGCTGGTATGAATGCTGCACTAGAAGCAAAGGAGAGAGATCAATGATCAGACGTGCATTTCCAATTGTATTTGCAGTCGTTATTAGCTTGACAGCCGCTTTTTTCTTGAAGCTGTCCATTAACCCTTTAAAAGTAGCCATTGTTTTGGCGTTTACCATCTTCGCTGTTTGTTTAAAAGAATACGTTTATCGTCTTCGTAAACGAATCGAAGAAAAATCATCTTCACATATCGATAGTTGATTAATGGAAGCAAAACATGTTACGGTAAAGTAGAGGTCGAGTGAGAAGCTCGCCTCTTTTTGTTTGAAATTAGTTGAGTTAGGGGATATTAAGTAAATCCTCTGCTTAAACGTGTAGAACAACAGGAGAGTGAGATGGTGTGAAAAACGTATCAAGTGTATTTTGGATTGTGATTGCGATCACATTTGTTGCCGTCATATGGGGAGCTTTTTCTCCAGAAACACTGCAAAATGTCACAGATCAAATTCAAACATACATTACAAATGACTTTGGCTGGTATTACTTGTTAGTGGTGTCACTACTCGTCGGCTTTTGTCTATTCTTTATTTTTAGCCCAATCGGTAAGATTACGCTAGGAAAACCTGGGGAAGAGCCTGAATTCGGCTTATTTTCTTGGTTTGCGATGCTATTTAGTGCCGGTATGGGAATTGGTCTTGTTTTTTACGGAGCAGCTGAACCGATCAGCCACTATGCCATCCAGTCACCAACGGGTGATACTGAAACGGCGCAGGCATTCCGAGATTCCCTTCGATATACTTTTTTCCATTGGGGGCTTCATGCATGGGCTATTTATGCCATTGTTGCACTTTGTATTGCTTACTTTAAATTTAGAAAAGATGCACCTGGCTTAATCAGTGCAACGTTGCAGCCGGTTTTAGGAAATAAAACGAATGGATGGATCGGAAAAACCATCGATTGTATTGCGGTATTTGCAACTGTAGTTGGTGTTGCGACAAGCCTAGGATTAGGCGCGGCACAAATAAACGGTGGGTTGAATTACCTGTTTCACATTCCGAATGCTTTTAGCACACAATTGATCATTATCATGATTGTGACGGTGCTTTTCCTTGCATCTGCTCTAAGCGGGATTGGAAAAGGCATTAAATATTTAAGTAATATCAACATGGTATTAGCAGCTGTTCTGATGTTTTTCTTACTTTTGGTAGGTCCAACTGTTTTTATCTTAAATTCATTTACTGACTCAATTGGGCAATACTTATCCAACATCGTTCAAATGAGCTTCCGTCTATCTCCAAATGATCCTGAGAAGAGAGAATGGATTAATGGATGGACAATCTTTTATTGGGCATGGTGGATTTCTTGGGCACCATTTGTCGGAATCTTTATCGCAAGGGTGTCACGCGGACGAACGATTCGAGAATTTTTAGTAGGTGTCTTAGTGGCTCCTTCTATCCTAGTATTCCTATGGTTCTCGATTTTCGGTGTATCTGCGATGGATTTACAGCAAAAGAATATTGTCGATGTTGCGGGTCTATCAACAGAAACAATGCTCTTCGGTGTACTAAATGAATATCCGCTGGCGATGATCACATCGATTCTAGCACTTATTTTAATCGCTATATTCTTTATTACATCGGCTGATTCAGCTACATTTGTGCTTGGAATGCAGACAACCTATGGATCATTGAACCCTTCTGGCAGTGTCAAAGTTAGCTGGGGTATCATCCAATCTTCTGTTGCTGCCGTACTTTTATTTTCAGGGGGACTTGAAGCCCTGCAAAATACAGCCAAGCTCGCAGCCTTGCCGTTCTCCGTTGTCATTATTTTGATGATTGTCTCACTGTACAAGTCATTGAATGATGAACGAAGAGCCATCAAGCAAGCCAATAAAGTCAGTAAACCACGAAGTCCAAGAGTAAAAAAAGCATAATCTCAAGCGAAAAAGCCGTTCCTCATAAGAACGGCTTTCAGATTGTTGACAAAGGGCTAAAATGATGTTTATTTTAGCCCTTTGTCTTCTTTTCAGCGTGATAGAAAACCTTTGCAGTCTAGGAAGGACGAGCACCGGAACGGAGCGAATTTAACATTCGGGAGTACCGACGCGCAGGACTGACACCGAATGCGAGGGTTTGTCTACACGCTGAAAGCCGTTCCTCATAAGAACGGCTTTTTTCTATATAGACAATTTAAGATTGTTGCAAGCAGGAGGATTCCTGTAAAATAATAATGAAATCATTTCTACAATGGAGGTTTATATGACGCTGCCTACATTCAAGTACAACCCAGATCCAGTTTCGTTAAACGTGATCAAAAAAGAGCCTACGACATGTCCTGTTTGTGAAAAAGATAGAGAATATGTGTATCATGGTCCATTTTATTCTGTTGAAGATGTGAAAGGAATTTGCCCTTGGTGCATTAAAGATGGTTCAGCCGCTAAAAAATACGATGGCACCTTTCAAGACGATGCAAGCTGTGATGACGTTGAGCAAGAGGAATATATAGATGAACTGATCTTTAGAACGCCAGGTTATCGCGGCTGGCAGCAGGAATATTGGTTAAGCCATTGCGGAGATTTTTGCGCGATCGTCCAGTATGTCGGTTGGAAAGAGATAGAACATTTAGAGGAAGAGCTCACAGAAGATATCGAAGACATTTGCAGCGGCGGGAGATTAACGAAAGAAAACCTAAAACAATGGCTCGTCAACGGCGGAGATCTGCAAGGCTATCTCTTTCAATGTGTTCACTGCAACAAGCATCGTTTATATATTGACGCTAGTTAAACAAAGTAAAAGGACCCTTCAAATAGGTCCTATTTTTTATATAAAATGAGGGCAGAAAAACAGTAGAGCTGTTCTCCTCCTTGCTCACAGATCACTGCTACATTGTACTTGATGTCAATGATTTGGTCGTCATCCATTCCTTTTAAAAAAAGATTGATTTCGCTCTGCAAATCTTTTTCGTGCTCTTCATCAAATACAGCTACCTTTAGCACATATGCCACTCTCCCTTCTCTCGCTACTCTATCTTTATGCACATGAGGGCGGGCATATGAACAAAAAAAGCCTTTCATCTATGAGATGAAAGGACTTCTGTTTACAGCTTCGGTTTTGTTTCTCCTGTCCAAGCAAGCATTCCGCCAACGACATTGGTCGCTTGATAGCCTTGGTCTTCTAGGAAATAGCAGACATTTTCACTACGTTTACCAGAGCGGCAAATAATATAATACTCCTGCGTTTGATCGAATGCATCCAGTTTCTCAGGGATATCTCCCATTCGGATGTGGACAGCTTCTGGAATCATTCCTTCTGCTACTTCCTCGTCCTCACGCACATCAACAAGCTGAATGGCTTCTTCTTGCTCTAGCTTTTGTTTTAATTCTTCTATTGAGATTTCTTTTACTGACACGACGCTCATCTCTCCTTTTAATCACAGTGACACCATTATAGCAAATGAACTCCATTACTGTGTATTCACCCGCTTCGATTGCAGGAAAGACAGCAGGCGTTTCTTTACTTCGGCTGTCTGCTGCTCACTTTCAAACTCTACTTTTTTGAATACTTGATAGGCGAGCCACATATGACCATAGGCGAGTATACTCACACTAAAGAACGGCACGATTCCCGGCAAATAAGCAAAGAGAACAAACAGCAGAGCCGAGAAAACGAGCATACAGAGTGTATATTGCAAATATGAGATACCAAGCAAAAGAGAGAATTTCAGATAGAGACGTTTTTTCCAATCATAATGAGCCAGCAGCGGAAAAATATAAAACAAGCTCACAACAAAGAGAAATCCAAAGATATAAATGGCAAAACGAAGCACATGCAAAAACCAGCTCGTTGGATAAATATACGCAAGGTCTACATATATAATCGTTCCTATGATCAATAGCGCCAATCCAATCAAGTTAGAGCGTACAAACTCCTCACGGTACACCTTCCAAAAAGTCCGGAAAACGCTCACTTGCTCATGCCCTTGTATCCACTTTCTCATCACCGAAAATAACGCAGTGGTCGCAGGCATCAATCCAAAGATCCCAAGTCCCAGCATGGTGAACAGCAACCATAGCATATTTGTATAGGCGAGTCGCATCACCCACTCACACATTCGAAGCATTCTGCTCATTGAACCATCATGATCCATCTCTTTCCCCTCCTCTCTTTTTTATGACACCGTCTCTTTCTGAAGCAACTCTTCTATGTCAATTGGGCGCTTCTCTGCAACAGACCGCCACATGCCTTCCCCAAGTGCAATTGAATAAGCACCAGCCTCTGCCCCTGCTGATATGTCATAGTGAATTAAAGGATCTTTCCCGATAAATAAATCGGCCAAAAGCAGAGGATCTCCGCCGCCATGTCCTCCTGGCTGCTTCACAACTTCAATCGTCTCTTTTGCTCCAAACATCGGATAATAAGAAATCGTCTGTTCTGGGAATTGAAAAGGAATTCTTGATGGCACATGAAACTCATTTGTTTCAATACGCCCCTTCGTCCCATTTATAGCAAGCCGGTATCCTTCGTAGGGTGCTGAGAATTGAATCGAATAGCTGAAGAGAGCCCCTTGGTCATATACCACTGATGCCACATATGTATCCTCAATGTCAATTTCCTCATCAAAAATACAGGCGTCTGGGCGATAATTGGTGTATTGCTGCGTTTGCTCCTGACCGGATTCGATATGATCGTCCTCGACATTTGAGCGTACTACCCTCGGATTCCACCTTGCTTCATAATGACATGTATCCTTCACATGACATGTTCCGCAATACCTGTTTTCTTCCCCCTGCAAAGGATTCCAAGGACTTTTATCTCCGTAATAGTTCAGCGCCCCGTAGGCAAATACTTGCTTCGGCTTTTGATTGATCCACCAATTGACCAAATCAAAATGATGCGTCGATTTATGAATGGATAGTCCGCCAGAGAATTGCCGCGTGCGGTTCCACCTTTTGAAATAACTAGCGCCATGATACGTATCAATGAGCCAGCTCAGTTCAACAGATGTGACCCTACCAATCTTTCCTTCTAAAATGAGTTCTTTGATCTTTCGATGAAATGGATTGTAGCGATAATTGAAAGTGACTGTGACCTTTCCTTTACTTTCCTTTTCTTTTTCCATTACTTTTTTGGCGTCTTTTGCTGTTGTGACCATTGGCTTTTCAGTGATGACATCGAGATCATGGTCAAGTGCTTGCAAAATATAGGTGACATGTGTGTCATCCCTGCCTGCCACAATGACGATATCTGGCTTTGCTTCCTTCACCATTTGGTCAAATGCCTCTTCATGAAAAAACGAGACGCCCCGCAGTGATGGAAAACGCTCCTGACAAAGGGTATACCGATGATGATCTATATCTAAAAGCCCTGTAATCCTGTAATGCTCATTGAAATCCTCTGTGAGCGGTTTAATAAACATATTGAACGCACGATGACTGAGTCCGCAAACCACGACCCGTTTCACAGGCCCCACCCCTTTTTCTATCGATTTTCACGAAGCTGTTTCATGAGAGACAGCGCCTCTTTAGACTTGTCTGCATACACGGGAATAAAAGCGACCATATCTCGATGTAATCGAAAGGTATAGCCGTTTAGCTTTTTCGTGCCTTTACTAACTTGAACCGCATAATCGACCGTTTTACCTGTCCTTTGATCCTCGATCGTATATGGCCCTGCCGCTTGATCATCAATACCCATCTCTTCAAGCAGCTGAAAGCTTTCAGGATCATCATATGTTCGAAACATTTCTTCAGGGACAAGCATGATGTCCCCCTCTTTTGAAGTAATTTCAACAAGAAGCTTTTCAGGAATCGCCGGGCAGATGTGGACGCTATACGTTTCTTGTTCCGTTTGAAAAGCCTTCTCGACTAATTGATCCTTCATCCCCTTTGACATGTCAGAAAAAATCAGAACATCGATACCGTTTGTTTTCCCATGACAGGCTGACAAACAAAAGGCAGCGATAAAGCTGAGGAGCCATGCTGTAGCCCTTTTTTGCCTCTTCATGCCTTTTGAAAAACAGGCAGCTTCTCTAGCTCAGTTAACGCCATAATAAAAGCGCCTGCCCCGTGCAAATCATTTGTGCTTCTTTCTCTACCGACGTAGTAATCATAAAATCCAGCGGATGTTCCGATACATATATCATTGATGGTAAGATCACCGTTTTCTGTCACAGCCGTCTTATGCTGAATTAAGCCTTGGTAAGCTTTCACCACATGATCTGTGTAGCGGGGGCTGACATACCCTTCGTTCATGGCTTTTGCCATGGCGTACATGAATAAACACGATCCAGAGCTTTCAAGCCAATTGTCGCTATGAGTACCTTTATCAATGATTTGATGCCAGAGACCTGTGTCTTGATCCTGGTACCTAGCTACACTCTCCAGCATGTCTGTCAGCGTTTCCTTCCACATCTTTCGCCCTTCATGCTGCTCTGGCAGATCCTCGATCATATCTGCTAATGCAAGGACATACCAGCCAAATGACCTTGCCCAAAACTCGGGAGAACAGCCTGTCTTTTGATCAGCCCATGGCATCACTTTTCGTTCGTCCCACGCGTGATAATACAGACCTGTTTTTTCATCTTTTGTATGCTTTCTCATAAGATGCTCTTGCTGGATCACCATATCCACCAGTTCCTCTTCATCTTTCAGCTTTGCATACTTTAAGGCAAAAGGTCCGCCCATGTAGAGACCATCCAGCCACATTTGATAAGCATAATTGTCTTTATGCCAAAATCCGCCCTCAGATGTGCGATTCAATGTGCGATAAAGCCCGCGGAGCTTCTCCGCTGCCAGCACATACCGCTTCTCTCCTGTTCGTTCATAAAGAGGGAATAAAATGAGCCCAGCTTGGATCGCATCAAGCTCATCTCTTCGAAATAACAGGTTTCCATACTCATCAATGAGCGAATCTGCGTAGCTTTTCACATAATTGAAATACGTCTCGTTCCCCGTTGACTCATATAGCTTCATCACACCGCAAAGAAAAACGCCTTGATGATAATGCCATCTTCCAGCTGGAGGTAGCTCGATTGGTGTATGCGCTTTCATAATTGTTTGTGCTAATTTCTCTGCATGCTCAAGTGGTGATCCCTTTTTAGTCGATAATGTCATTCTTTTTCATCTCCCTTTTTAGTAAATACCTTCTTCCCCAAATTTCTTCGCTAAACGGTTCGCCAGCATAACCAAAATGAGTCCAACGGCTGCTTTAAATAGACCAACAGCGGTACTATAGCTGAATTGCCCTTGCTTAAGACCAGCTGTATAAACGTACGTATCAAAGATTTCTGCTACTTCCCGGTTCGTTGCATTGAGTAATAAATAGACATGCTCAAAGCCAAGCTCTAATGTGTCACCTATTTTCAAAATAAGCAGAACGACAATCACACTTTTAATGGCAGGAAGCGTAATGTGCCACATTTGTCTCAGTCTGCCGGCTCCATCCATTTTCGCTGCTTCATATAGCTGCGGATCTACCGCTGTAATCGCCGCAAGGTAAATGATCGTCGACCAGCCTGCTTCCCGCCAAATCACTTGTAAAATGTACATCGGTCTAAACCATTCCTGACTAAGAAGGAAGTTAATCTTTTCCCCTCCAAAGAAAGCAATCAATTCATTGATTAACCCACCATCTACTGTTAACAAAACAAAGGATAAGGACACGACAATCACCCATGACATGAAGTGAGGAATGTATATCATCGTCTGCACAAATTTCTTAAACAATGCCAATCTGAC
Encoded proteins:
- a CDS encoding NCS2 family permease — translated: MFQLKENQTNIKRELIAGMTTFFTMVYIVAVNPGILSKAGIPFDQVFTATIIAAVVGTLWMALFANYPIAIAPGMGLNVYFTFTVVGGGGISYQTAFSAVFVAGILFVILSLTSLRKQLIQAIPDNLKYGITAGIGLFIAFIGLRQSGIIAADPENLVKLGNLSSPVVILTLVGLMISVILMVLQVNGALFIGMLATTLIAVVTGQLHFPKMLMDIPALPEGMLITNPFAAFGDVFSHHLYAVVFSFLLVTIFDTTGTMIGVAEQAGLMKNGQLPKVRRALLADSAATTIGSMFGTSPTTAYIESSSGVAAGGRTGLTSLTVAALFIVALFFGPLVQAISSLPSITSPVLIIVGCLMMNSVSRIRWNELDEAFPAFLVILSMPLTSSISTGISLGFISYPLVKLAKGKWREVHVLVLIFAILFFIQLFFLEG
- a CDS encoding polysaccharide biosynthesis protein, coding for MSNKLLRGTLVLTIGTYLSRILGMIYLIPFSAMVGATGGALFQYGYNQYTIFLSIATLGFPTAVSKFVSKYNAIGDYETTRKMFRAGMSVMLVTGIIAFSLLYLSAPIFAKIQLGGSNETGGLTVDQVVYVIRMVSLGLLVVPIMSLVRGFFQGHSMMGPTAVSQVIEQLVRIIFLLTATFIILKVLDGGLVIAVGYATFAALIGAFGGLFTLYLYWLKRKDRLLSMQPNTGASSDLSYKQMFTELFSYAAPYVFVGLAIPIYSYIDTNTINRAMIASGHQDISTAVLSIVTLYLPKLVMIPVSLATAFGLTLIPTITESFTARNYKLLNRQIDQTMQVILFFVLPASFGISALAGPVYWFFYPSVHPEIGMSILFWYAPVALLFSLFTINAAILQGINKQKFAIVSLLLGIIIKTVLNIPLISWLQGNGSVLATALGYSASILYMFIMIKRHAGYSFRRIFKRFILIGILTAIMAVVAYATCQLVSQVISYEGGIINAGIVILISMITGGGVYLFLSYKVGLLERVLGSRMPKFLRKKS
- a CDS encoding DeoR family transcriptional regulator is translated as MKPSTNRMMTRIKSVYMFIQEKGLVTTQELVDEFGITPRTIQRDLNVLAYNDLVHSPSRGKWETTRKKVKISS
- a CDS encoding NAD(P)/FAD-dependent oxidoreductase; the protein is MKHYDVIVIGGGPSGLMAAIASAEHGATVLLIDKGTKLGRKLAISGGGRCNVTNRLPVEEIIKHIPGNGRFLYSAFSEFNNEDIISFFENLGIELKEEDHGRMFPVSNKAQSVVDALLDRLRNLNVTIRTNEKIKTVLYQDGQAAGIVTNNDEKISSKSVVIAVGGKSVPHTGSTGDGYAWAEAAGHTITELFPTEVPVTSDERFIKEKVLQGLSLRSVAVSVLNKKGKPVVTHVMDMIFTHFGLSGPAVLRCSGFVVKELKKQQVVRLQIDLYPKLNDEELFQKLHRDLKDEPKKAIKNVLKSWMQERYLLFLLERNGIDPQDTFSGLAKDKLRAFAHDCKHFIVHANGTLSLDKAFVTGGGVSVKEIEPKKMASKKMPGLYFCGEILDIHGYTGGYNITSALVTGRLAGMNAALEAKERDQ
- a CDS encoding pseudouridine synthase codes for the protein MRLDKLLASSGFGSRKDVKKLVKARAVTVNGELAKQVKDHVDPSNDEVLVHGERVEYKEFIYLMMNKPDGVISATEDLRDETVVDLLEPEDIAREPFPVGRLDKDTVGLLLLTNDGQLAHQLLSPKKHVPKTYEVHLKYPLGDQDIKRLEEGVVILDDYRTKPAKVEVDANESEDTRIRLTITEGKYHQVKLMAQAVGNEVIFLKRRSMGAVSLDEDLAPGEYRELTDEELDSLINRP